From one Macaca nemestrina isolate mMacNem1 chromosome 3, mMacNem.hap1, whole genome shotgun sequence genomic stretch:
- the LOC105487965 gene encoding UDP-glucose 6-dehydrogenase gives MFEIKKICCIGAGYVGGPTCSVIARMCPEIRVTVVDVNESRINAWNSPTLPIYEPGLKEVVESCRGKNLFFSTNIDDAIKEADLVFISVNTPTKTYGMGKGRAADLKYIEACARRIVQNSNGYKIVTEKSTVPVRAAESIRRIFDANTKPNLNLQVLSNPEFLAEGTAINDLKYPDRVLIGGDETPEGQRAVQALCAVYEHWVPREKILTTNTWSSELSKLAANAFLAQRISSINSISALCEATGADVEEVATAIGMDQRIGNKFLKASVGFGGSCFQKDVLNLVYLCEALNLPEVARYWQQVIDMNDYQRRRFASRIIDSLFNTVTDKKIAILGFAFKKDTGDTRESSSIYISKYLMDEGAHLHIYDPKVPREQIVVDLSHPGVSEDDQVSRLVTISKDPYEACDGAHAVVICTEWDMFKELDYERIHKKMLKPAFIFDGRRVLDGLHNELQTIGFQIETIGKKVSSKRIPYAPSGEIPKFSLQDPPNKKPKV, from the exons ATGTTTGAAATTAAGAAGATCTGCTGCATCGGTGCAGGCTATGTTGGAGGACCCACCTGTAGTGTCATTGCTCGTATGTGTCCTGAAATCAGGGTAACGGTTGTTGATGTCAATGAATCAAGAATCAATGCATGGAATTCTCCTACACTTCCTATTTATGAG ccAGGACTAAAAGAAGTGGTAGAATCCTGTCGaggaaaaaatctatttttttctaccaaTATTGATGATGCCATCAAAGAAGCTGAtcttgtatttatttct GTGAATACTCCGACAAAAACCTATGGAATGGGGAAAGGCCGGGCAGCAGATCTGAAGTATATTGAAGCTTGTGCTAGACGCATTGTGCAAAACTCAAATGGGTACAAAATTGTGACTGAGAAAAGCACGGTTCCAGTGCGGGCAGCAGAAAGTATTCGTCGCATATTTGATGCAAACACAAAACCCAACTTGAATCTACAG GTGCTGTCCAACCCTGAGTTTCTGGCAGAGGGAACGGCCATCAATGACCTAAAGTACCCAGACAGGGTACTGATTGGAGGGGATGAAACTCCAGAGGGCCAGAGAGCTGTGCAGGCCCTGTGTGCTGTATATGAGCACTGGGTTCCCAGAGAAAAGATCCTCACCACTAATACTTGGTCTTCAGAGCTTTCCAAACTG gcagcaAATGCTTTTCTTGCCCAGAGAATAAGCAGCATTAATTCCATAAGTGCTCTGTGTGAAGCAACAGGAGCTGATGTAGAAGAGGTAGCAACAGCAATTGGAATGGACCAGAGAATTGGAAACAAGTTTCTAAAAGCCAGTGTTG ggTTTGGTGGGAGCTGCTTCCAAAAGGATGTTCTGAATTTGGTTTATCTCTGTGAGGCTCTGAATTTGCCAGAAGTAGCTCGTTATTGGCAGCAG GTGATAGACATGAATGACTACCAAAGGAGGAGGTTTGCTTCCCGGATCATAGACAGTCTGTTTAATACAGTAACTGATAAGAAGATAGCTATTTTGGGATTTGCATTCAAAAAGGACACTGGTGATACGAg agaaTCCTCTAGTATATATATTAGCAAATATTTGATGGATGAAGGCGCACACCTCCATATATATGATCCAAAAGTACCTAGGGAACAAATAGTTGTGGATCTTTCTCATCCAGGTGTTTCAGAGGATGACCAAG TGTCCCGCCTCGTGACCATTTCCAAGGATCCATATGAAGCATGTGATGGTGCCCATGCTGTTGTTATTTGCACTGAGTGGGACATGTTTAAG GAATTGGATTATGAACGCATTCATAAAAAAATGCTAAAGCCAGCCTTTATCTTCGATGGACGGCGTGTCCTGGATGGGCTCCACAATGAACTACAAACCATTGGCTTCCAG attgaaaCAATTGGCAAAAAGGTGTCTTCAAAGAGAATTCCATATGCTCCTTCTGGTGAAATTCCAAAGTTTAGTCTTCAAGATCCACCTAACAAGAAACCTAAAGTGTAG